From the Phyllopteryx taeniolatus isolate TA_2022b chromosome 20, UOR_Ptae_1.2, whole genome shotgun sequence genome, one window contains:
- the bhlhe22 gene encoding class E basic helix-loop-helix protein 22, whose amino-acid sequence MDRRINLSGDIFHKTLSAVSGGKKMLQDSYRAGADERQSSSGIGCFEQGDADPIPPGGLRAAALGLPTGSLCVKYGEHAAAESSGGEQSLDDDSDGRSCSDVLLLADRKGKAEGGKKSKEQKTLRLNINARERRRMHDLNDALDELRGVIPYAHSPSVRKLSKIATLLLAKNYILMQAQALEEMRRLVAYLNQGQAISAAAIPGTTALAGPPPGLGAYEPPPPPPGYPSFPSSAAAAAAAAAAAAASSCPDKCALFGAAASSLQCKQCTDKP is encoded by the coding sequence ATGGACCGGAGGATCAACTTGAGCGGCGACATCTTCCACAAAACTCTGAGCGCCGTGTCCGGCGGCAAGAAGATGCTGCAGGACTCGTACCGGGCCGGCGCGGACGAGCGCCAGTCGTCGTCCGGCATCGGTTGCTTCGAGCAGGGCGACGCGGACCCCATCCCGCCGGGAGGACTGCGAGCGGCGGCGCTGGGTCTGCCCACCGGCTCGCTGTGCGTCAAGTACGGCGAGCACGCGGCGGCCGAGAGCAGCGGCGGGGAGCAGAGCCTCGACGACGACAGCGACGGCCGCTCGTGCAGCGACGTGCTGCTGCTGGCCGACCGCAAAGGCAAAGCGGAGGGCGGCAAGAAGAGCAAAGAGCAGAAGACGCTGCGGCTCAACATCAACGCCCGCGAGCGGCGGCGCATGCACGACCTGAACGACGCGCTGGACGAGCTGCGCGGCGTCATCCCGTACGCGCACAGCCCGTCCGTGCGTAAACTCTCCAAGATCGCCACGCTGCTGCTGGCCAAGAACTACATCCTCATGCAGGCGCAGGCGCTGGAGGAGATGCGCCGGCTGGTGGCCTACCTCAACCAGGGCCAGGCCATCTCGGCCGCGGCCATCCCGGGCACCACCGCGCTGGCCGGGCCGCCCCCCGGCTTGGGCGCCTacgagccgccgccgccgccgcccggcTACCCCTCCTTcccctcctccgccgccgccgccgccgccgccgccgccgccgccgccgcgtcgTCCTGCCCCGACAAGTGCGCGCTGTTCGGCGCGGCCGCATCCAGCCTGCAGTGCAAGCAGTGCACTGACAAGCCTTAA